Proteins encoded by one window of Salvia splendens isolate huo1 chromosome 7, SspV2, whole genome shotgun sequence:
- the LOC121742562 gene encoding vesicle-associated protein 1-2-like produces MSTGELLDVDPVEMKFPFELKKQISCSLQVTNKTENHVAFKIKTTNPKKYCVRPNIGIVSPNGNCDIVVTMQAQKELPTEMQCKDKFLLQSVIAPAGASPKDITAEMFNKDQGKVEECKLRVVYVAPQQPASSVSEEADDGFSACNNTMDNGGSEAKSRVTKLTEEKAAAAPGTKIRQETDVLKKKTGGVTAITLVIVIGVIGIVIGYLVKRT; encoded by the exons ATGAGTACCGGAGAACTTCTCGACGTTGATCCGGTGGAGATGAAATTTCCAT TTGAGTTAAAGAAGCAGATATCTTGTTCTCTACAAGTGACGAATAAGACCGAAAATCATGTGGCTTTCAAG ATTAAGACCACGAATCCGAAGAAATATTGTGTTCGGCCAAACATTGGGATCGTTTCGCCAAATGGCAACTGTGATATTGTTG TTACAATGCAAGCACAAAAGGAGCTTCCAACAGAAATGCAATGCAAGGATAAATTTTTGCTTCAAAGTGTAATTGCGCCTGCTGGTGCAAGTCCAAAAGACATCACTGCTGAAATG TTCAATAAGGATCAAGGCAAGGTGGAAGAGTGCAAGTTGAGGGTTGTGTATGTCGCACCACAACAACCAGCATCTTCAGTTAGCGAGGAAGCAGATGATGGCTTTTCAGCTTGCAACAACACAATGGATAACGGCGGCAGTGAA GCAAAATCTCGTGTTACTAAGTTGACTGAGGAAAAAGCTGCTGCAGCACCGGGAACCAAAATTCGTCAGGAAACG GATGTGTTGAAAAAGAAAACTGGAGGAGTAACAGCCATCACTCTGGTTATCGTTATTGGCGTGATAGGTATTGTTATCGGATACCTTGTCAAAAGGACATGA